One genomic window of Luteitalea pratensis includes the following:
- a CDS encoding tyrosine-type recombinase/integrase yields the protein MPKVTHNGLTKRCECKQTQWTKCAHPWIVRFHTDGREHFVSLHKYVGWPKGSVMPKTQALKLVDKVRTELRDGQIRKRSAATATTVGAVIEAYRERFVRVPTRRQHARVSMEGHLDMVARLSVPDARGRQVPFVDLRMRDVTPATIEALRHARRLELAAADAAYTEVVRLTGAGKDVPTDLRRRSRLRTRGKGGEVGLNRLLARLRHLFSWAIARYQEIEHHPFRKGGIAVVKLAKETARSRRLRAGEEDGLMMHAGPHLKSVILAGLQTGARIGELLSLQWHQVERDAQDRPVRLRLTADKTKTSRTRILPVPRMLAAILDMRQTAPDGRRHGDHAYVFGNEVGEQVERVQTAWETCCRAAGIAGLHFHDLRREFGSRLLDAGVPLTTIQTYLGHTSVTTTAKYLEADQLLVATAVDAIERGWSDDRIRTLFGLSPETPEATGVGGGRKLLN from the coding sequence ATGCCGAAAGTCACTCACAATGGCCTGACGAAGCGGTGCGAGTGCAAGCAGACGCAGTGGACCAAGTGCGCTCACCCGTGGATCGTGCGCTTCCACACCGACGGCCGTGAGCACTTCGTGAGCCTGCACAAATATGTTGGCTGGCCGAAGGGCAGTGTCATGCCGAAGACACAGGCCCTCAAGCTGGTGGACAAGGTGCGGACCGAACTCCGCGACGGGCAGATCCGAAAGCGTTCGGCGGCCACCGCGACGACGGTCGGTGCGGTGATCGAGGCGTACCGCGAACGGTTCGTTCGGGTGCCCACGCGTCGCCAGCATGCCCGCGTGTCAATGGAAGGGCACCTCGACATGGTCGCGCGCCTCTCGGTGCCCGATGCGCGTGGGCGCCAGGTGCCGTTTGTCGATCTGCGGATGCGTGACGTCACGCCAGCCACGATCGAGGCGCTACGACACGCCCGCCGCCTCGAGCTGGCCGCAGCGGATGCCGCCTACACCGAAGTGGTCCGGCTCACGGGCGCCGGGAAGGACGTGCCGACCGACCTGCGTCGGCGATCCCGACTGCGGACGCGCGGGAAGGGTGGGGAAGTCGGCCTCAACCGCCTGTTGGCCCGGCTACGACACCTCTTCTCGTGGGCGATCGCCCGCTACCAGGAAATCGAGCACCATCCCTTCCGGAAGGGCGGGATCGCCGTCGTGAAGCTGGCGAAGGAGACGGCGAGGTCTCGGCGGCTCCGAGCAGGCGAGGAAGACGGACTCATGATGCACGCCGGGCCACACCTGAAGTCGGTCATCCTCGCCGGCCTGCAGACGGGCGCCCGCATCGGCGAATTGCTGAGCCTGCAATGGCATCAGGTCGAGCGAGACGCGCAGGACCGTCCCGTCCGGCTGCGTCTGACGGCCGACAAGACCAAGACGAGCCGAACCCGGATCCTGCCGGTGCCGCGCATGCTGGCGGCCATCCTTGACATGCGCCAGACGGCCCCAGACGGGCGGCGGCACGGCGACCACGCCTACGTGTTCGGCAACGAGGTCGGCGAGCAGGTGGAGCGGGTCCAGACGGCGTGGGAGACCTGCTGCCGGGCTGCCGGCATTGCCGGGCTGCACTTCCATGACTTGCGGCGGGAGTTCGGGTCGCGGCTGCTGGACGCGGGCGTGCCGTTGACGACGATCCAGACCTACCTCGGCCACACGTCGGTCACGACGACGGCGAAGTATTTGGAAGCCGATCAGTTGCTCGTGGCGACGGCCGTCGACGCCATCGAACGCGGCTGGAGCGACGACCGTATTCGGACTTTATTCGGACTTTCGCCAGAAACGCCCGAAGCCACCGGTGTGGGCGGTGGCCGTAAGTTGTTGAATTAG